One genomic window of Podarcis muralis chromosome 9, rPodMur119.hap1.1, whole genome shotgun sequence includes the following:
- the LOC114603893 gene encoding ATP synthase F(1) complex subunit delta, mitochondrial — protein sequence MRVPRAQGNARHYAEATAARQAQMAFTSASPSQVFYNGANVKQVDVPTMSGSFGILATHVATLQVLRPGVVMVFAEDSSSTKYFISSGSVTVNADSLVQLLAEEVDQLDAVTAKSNLEKALSELASASDEAAKAEAQISVEASEVIGKALE from the coding sequence atgagagtacccaggGCCCAAGGAAATGCCAGGCACTATGCTGAGGCCACTGCTGCCAGGCAGGCCCAGATGGCCTTCACCTCCGCCTCGCCCTCCCAGGTTTTCTACAATGGGGCCAACGTGAAGCAAGTTGACGTCCCCACGATGAGCGGGTCCTTCGGCATCTTGGCCACCCATGTCGCCACCTTGCAAGTCCTGAGGCCCGGAGTTGTGATGGTCTTTGCCGAGGACAGCTCTTCCACAAAATACTTCATTAGTAGCGGCTCCGTCACAGTGAACGCAGATTCTTTGGTCCAGCTGCTTGCTGAGGAAGTGGATCAGCTGGATGCTGTGACAGCCAAGTCGAACCTGGAGAAGGCCCTGTCGGAGCTGGCGTCTGCCTCTGACGAAGCGGCAAAGGCGGAAGCACAGATCAGCGTGGAAGCCAGTGAGGTGATCGGGAAAGCTTTGGAGTGA